From Brassica rapa cultivar Chiifu-401-42 chromosome A06, CAAS_Brap_v3.01, whole genome shotgun sequence:
ACAGCAAAAGCAACCATCGTTATTAGTACTACTCTTGATGTTGTAATCTCTGTGAGAAAACAAGAAATGTTAAGGAGACAACTTTGGGATACACACAAAGATCAAAAGCTTACCGCTCAAGAAGGGCACCCAACTAAACAAGGGGATTGACTCTCCAAACTGCTGAGCCCACCATTCAGCACCTTCAAGACAGAAAacataaaagattaaaaaaagggAATTGCTAGTGACAAAGAGGTTGTTGTATAAGATTGTTTGAAGCTTTACCAACAATGGCTGTGAAGAAGTGACCACAGTAAATAAGTGCAAGACCTTCTGTAGGACCATTGACTACCGGGAGAGTCAGTATATTGGTAAAATAGCTAAATGACACAAAAGGGTAAAGAGTGCAAAGTTAATTAGAGTTTCATACAAAAAACAGAGTTAAGCTGAAGAAATGTAACACACTTACGTTTCCCATGTAGATCCAATAAATGGAATAGCTGATATAATCCAGAACCAGAACGTATCTCTTCCACACATGGCAGTACTCCCATATGCCATTGTTTCAAACTGTTCTTGCAAAAATTGAATCAATAAGCTAAGAAAAAGggataaaagaagaagaaaatgggaATGTAATGCATACCGCACAAGCAAGTGCATCACAACCTACAAGAATTTGAAATGTGTGTTAAGAAGAAAGGGATTGCTTTCATTGCtaagaaagaaagatgaaggTTGAGAAAGATAAGAGTACCGTGATCAAAGAGCTCTCCGAGTGGGCTACTGGAGTTTGTTCTTCGTGCTTGTTTCCCATCAACCGCATCAAATGtctaaaaatatccaaataagTCAGCACAGAAGACTACTTGATATTTAAAAACTAACAAGCATAGGACTCAGACCTGATACAAAAAGAGAAGAAGTCCATGTGCCAAGTGAACCCATCGAGGAGGAGGAGAATCCAACTGAGGTGAGTATACCTAAAGATGGTTCCATATGAGAAAAGCAACGGGAAGCTCGAGAGAATAAAGAAATCAATCAAACTCACATAGCCTAAGAGCGCAGATATGATGAGAAACATGAACCCTGTCAGTGTTATCTACAAgacaaaaaacacacacacaaaccgTAAGTAACAACACACGACAATGGAGTTAAAATGCGAAATTGGATTGAGTTATACCATGTTGGGTCTGGATATGGATCCCAAAGAGCACACatgaaaagagaaaaacaaaaaaagttagtcTCAATCATTCATTCAACACCTTGAAGGAATCAAAACAATGAGATCTCAAGAACTAGAACCAACATTAAAGGGAGGGTACTTACGGCATCCAGAGAGGGAAGATTTTGACAAAACGATTCCAAAAAGGTTGGAGAACGTATTTGGCAAGATAAGAGTGATCCACACCACTGTATTTGTGTCTATGCAGAGCTGCTACCCCATGTGCTCCTATGTATCCCATCTTCCTATAACCTCAAACCTGTCAAAGATCAAACCAAAGCATGGATCTTTCTTTGTCAAGACGACCACTTTCCAAATTTTAAGGAATGCCAAAGTCACACAACAACAAAACGAGCATGACCCATCTCAAAAAGACCAGATTTTTGAAAACGAAATCGCTTCAAAATTCAACCAACATACATGAACATGAAGAAGAAATTAGTGTGCAAGGAAGGATCTTCGTATAAATGAGGGGCAAATCTCGATCCAAAGATGGCGGAGACATAAAGGGGTTGAAGAGAAGAGTACCTGCGACGCTTGGGGGCGATGGAGAAGTGTTACAAATTACGACGAAGAGGAGACAGAATCTGAGAATGTGCAGAAAGagaaagagggagagagagagagagttttttgTTGTGCCTATATGCTTATGAGAGAATATgagtctctcttctttttcttctctctctctatctttttttttttttttttgaacacatcttctctctctctatctatctctCTCTTGTGAGTTCTAAAAGAGGCAAAGCGGGACGAGAGTGgcaagaggaagaggaggaggagggctTTGCGTATCTCtaaccttcttttttttaattatttattttctatatttaattcccttcttttttaaatttattcttttttttactaAGAAAAGAATCTTATATGATACTTTTTTCATTAAGGCCCGTTATAAAATTTACAGTAtagattattaaatatatttttatttggaggTTAACTTGTtcggaaaaataaaataaaaaggttttgTTTCACTAGTCctatgtttttataaattaagaatatataaattaggTTTAAGAAGTTTTTATCAGTTTTTTGTGACCACTATTTTTGTCGAATCTTATAAATACCAAATCAAATATATGAGAACATGAGTGgaaatttttatgattttcttttaattacgTATCCAATGGTTTTTATATGCAAAATTGCTTGAGATACGTTAAGTTGGATACcattttcaaaaatagattCAAATAGAAATACTATTCCATCTGTTTTTCTGTTTTTCAATATAAGATGTTTAGGaaaaaatacacaaaattattttttttttgtctagaaaatatcattaaaattataaaataattgtctTTCGTCGTTTACATGGATCAAGATCTCCCGGTGTGATTCACAGGgtcagtatgagtctgtaattgataacaaaaaaaattgtattcaaccaattacaaaatagattattaaatatgattggttatacagtttttaataaagtaaaaattacctaaaaatttaaaaacatcttatatattggaacatcaattttttttttaacatcctACATTTAGAAACATAGGAAGTATAACATTTGGATTTTTGGTGAAGGGttatttttagggtttagtatataTGAGATGAGTACgagtttataaaattttatgaataattcttaaatatttttaaatgatttaagaaatttcattatatttttaataataaaaaaatatttataattttttttattatttaaaaataaatatcaaataaatatcaaatttgaagtaaaattataattttttttatatatatgttttggtCTATTCGAGTTACGTGTCCTAATCGCTAGAGATTGGCAAAAACCATAAACGAAAATGCGTGCAAGGTTGAAAGAAATGCGAACACTGATGTATTTATGATGTTGATTGTTTAAATAGAAGATAGAACTAAAAGTATTTGCCTATTCaaacttttttcctttttacataTACCATCATATACTGTATATATACAAAAGAGACACATGTTGTTCTATAGATTTCTatattttgaaaagtttaaaaGCATCGTATTCTTCTTtcttctatttatttttgtgttgGCCTCAAAATGTTTCTCTGAACGAATATGGCATcttcattttatatttgtagACAAAATCAAAGTTGCTTTCTTTTACGATGTCCACAAAATTTTACTTTTCAAGTATTGTATACGTTAACAATTGATCACGACCTATCCATGACTTATCTTATATTTAAAGATCTTATATATAACTTTATAAATAGTACGAAAGTATGGGAAATTCGTATGCATACGCGAATTATTGCAACTTAAGATAATCTTTTATTCAAAACGGGGCAGGATGTTGTttgtacattttaaaatatcgaTGAAACCAAGACGTTTCGCCATCactaatttgtatttttgtcgAATAATTGAGTAGTGGTAGTATCTTATATTACTATTTGTTGTTGGAGAATAAGTTTAGCTGTTTTTTATTTAAGCAAGTTGGACAAGAACGATCACGTGTCATCATATATAATGCTTACGAGATCTAGTGCAACCCATTAACTACTCTTAGCCAGTCAATGAGTTTAGTGAATAGATAGCTAGCATAGTTTGTTCTTCAAACGAAAGCGTTTCCTTTTAATGAAAACTTTAAACTAACTTTATAGTAAGGCAAGCCAAATCTCAGTAATGGCGTATAAAATTACTTCAGAGTTCAGACTAAAAGATTTAACAGAACGAAGCAAACAATCGGTCATTGTTTTTAAATACAAAGGATTATATTACTTGCACGGGAGTAGATTATTAGCTATCTTTAACGAAACTAAGAATATGAAAGGCATATCGATGTAACTTGGATCCTATATCGTATAGATGTCATATATTGAGTGTCGTTCTGTGCTTTATTGTTATTAGCTAATAAAAGTTTGatagttttctttttaacatTAAAAGTTGTATAGTGTCAATCAATTTAATCGGAAAAGCTATAGGCGGTTGAGAAAAGAGACAATTGCAATATTTTTTGGTTATTGAAATATAAACTGATAATTACAAAGGCATGATGGGTTGGAAAATTTTCTTATCTACAAAGTCATGATGGGTTGTCTACGGGCCGGCGCAGTGGGTTGGTTTGGCTCTAGGCCTGGATCAATTGCACGCATTGCACCCAACGCAATCTCGGACATGGAGTGTATATATATGCTGAAGAAATTATATAGTTAGGAACAGTTTGCCATAGCTGCTCCTAGCTACGAACGAGACATACCATTTTAAAGACTTTTTCGGatcatgacaaaaaaaaaagaaacgttttttttttgttggaactAGAATTACGGATGCACCTCTGTTTCCTCGCTAGGGATGAAAATTCAGatattcataattaaatatttaagtttattcgaatatttataaattttggtttggatttcGTTCGGGGTCaaatattcatttaaattatgtaaaaaaatcaaaaattctaaTATAACTTGAATCCCAGAAAATATATACAACacataaatttgaataatatatgttaaatgtttaaaatgaaagaaaatttGTTTGGTTTGGATATTTAGATGGAAAATCAGTTAGTATTTGGATATTTTcgttgttttaaatatattttagttttttggatatttatttTGACTAGTTTTGGATATTattcaagtattttggatatatttgaatattaaaTGTCTACTCTGCATTCGTTTTTGATCAATTAGCTGATTTTGGGCTTCATCTCTCTTCTTTTTGAGCTTGGCCCACTAAGCTTACGATAAATTTTAGTCTAGTTATTCAAACCTCAGTTTCGTGGAGACTGGAGAGGCACCACACATCACTTTTGTGTGTCTTTTTTA
This genomic window contains:
- the LOC103875369 gene encoding choline/ethanolaminephosphotransferase 2, whose product is MGYIGAHGVAALHRHKYSGVDHSYLAKYVLQPFWNRFVKIFPLWMPPNMITLTGFMFLIISALLGYVYSPQLDSPPPRWVHLAHGLLLFLYQTFDAVDGKQARRTNSSSPLGELFDHGCDALACAFETMAYGSTAMCGRDTFWFWIISAIPFIGSTWETYFTNILTLPVVNGPTEGLALIYCGHFFTAIVGAEWWAQQFGESIPLFSWVPFLSEITTSRVVLITMVAFAVIPTLAFSVSNVYKVIQPRKGSMFVALSMLFPFVGLLAGVLIWDYLSPTDLIRNYPHLVVLGTGLAFGFIVGRIILAHICDEPKGLKTNMCMSLLYLPFALANALTARLNNGVALVDEFWVLLGYCIFTMALYMHFATSVIHEITTALGIYCFRITRKEA